The genomic window GCCAGCGCGGACTTGCCTGTGCCGGCCCGGCCGCCGAGCGAGATGATGCCCACCTCCGGGTCGAGGAGCAGGTCGATGGCGATGCGCTGTTCGGCAGAGCGTCCGTGCAGCCCGAACACGTCCCGATCGCCGCGGACGAGGCGGAACTCGCCGTCGCCGATGACGCGCCCGAGCGCCGATCCCCGCTCGGAGTGGACGATCAGCCCGGTGTTGACCGGGAGCCCGCGGACGTCCTCGCTGACGGCGACTTCGCTCTCGTAGAGGTCGCTGATGTCGTCGCCCGACACGTCGATCTCGGAGATGCCGGTCCAGCCGGAGTCGACGGCCTGCTCCGCGAGGTACTCCTCCGCGCTGATGCCGAGCGAGGCGGCCTTGACGCGCATGGGCAGGTCCTTCGAGACGACGGTGACCTCCTGCCCGTCCCTCGCGATATTCATCGCGATGGCCAGGATGCGACTGTCGTTGTCGCCGAGTCGCATGCCCGACGGCAGCACCGTGGGGTCGGTGTTGTTGAGCTCGACGCGCAGCGTCCCGCCCTCGCCGACCGGCACCGGGAAGTCGAGGCGGCCGTGCTCGACGCGAAGCTCGTCGAGGTGGCGCAGCGCCTGCCGGGCGAAGTAGCCGATCTCGGGATCGTGCCGCTTGCCTTCGAGCTCCGTGATCACCACGACGGGGATCACGACGCTGTGTTCGGCGAAACGGAAGAATGCCCGTGGATCACTGAGCAGCACCGATGTGTCGAGGACGTAGGTGCGCAGATCCTGATCGGAGTCCGCGACCTCCTCGAGATGCCGACTGCGCTGCTCGTGTGGTGCTCGTGTGGTCACAACCCACTCCCGCCCCGGGTGTTTCACCCGGCAGTCACGAGTCGACCAGGGTAGCGAGTCGAAGATCGTGAAGTCGCGATCCGTGAGGCCGACTCGACCGGGCTCTTTGCCCGATGCGCTCACGCTACGTCCGTGCGCCGACATTGCGCGCGCCCGACACGCAGGAAACATGTGTCGATTCGATGAACGGATGCTGTGGCCCCTCGCCTCGCCGACGGCTCCGGCATCGCGAGGCGATGTCAGCCGGCGAGCGTCGTCACCAGACCCGCGCGGAAGAGAACGCGGCGAGCGCGTCCCCGAACAGCCGGAGCGTGTCTGCGCCCGTGCCGACGTGCGGGGCGACGCGGATGCGGCCCGCCCGCGTGGTCACGGTGAGGCCATGGTTCGCGAGCGACGCGGCGAGCGGTGCGGCGTCCTGCGGAGCGGGTTCGAGTGTGACGATCCCCGCGCGGTGCTCAGGCTCGCGCGGCGTCACCACCGGCACCTCATAGCGGTCGGCGAAGAACATCACGTCCGTCGCGCGTGCCGACAGCGCCGACTCGATCTGCGTGACGCCGACGTCGGCGACCTCGCGGAGCGCCGTCGCCAACCGCGCGGTCGCGAGCGTGTCGGGCCCGGAGACCGAGAATGCCTGGGCCGACGCAGAGGGCGCCGGCACGGTGTCCACCGGCAGGTCGCCGTCGACGCCGCGGAATCCCGAGAGCACGGGCGCGATGCGCTCGAGCGCGCGCTCTCCGAACCACGAGAAGCCGGTCCCGCGTCCGGCGCGGAGCCACTTGTACCCGTGGCCGCAGACGACGTCGGCGGCCAGATAATCCGCCTCGACCATGCCGAAGCCCTGGATGGCATCGACGATGAGCAGACGATCGCCGATGACCTCGCGCAGAGCGGACAGGTCGGTGCGGTAGCCCGTGCGGAAGTCGACGAGACTCACCGCCACGGCCCGGGTGTCGTCGGAGAGAGCAGAGCGCACCGCGTCCGGCGTCATGAATCCGTGCGACGGCTCCACCCACTGCAGCTGGAGTGATCCG from Microbacterium sp. ProA8 includes these protein-coding regions:
- a CDS encoding PhoH family protein, whose protein sequence is MTTRAPHEQRSRHLEEVADSDQDLRTYVLDTSVLLSDPRAFFRFAEHSVVIPVVVITELEGKRHDPEIGYFARQALRHLDELRVEHGRLDFPVPVGEGGTLRVELNNTDPTVLPSGMRLGDNDSRILAIAMNIARDGQEVTVVSKDLPMRVKAASLGISAEEYLAEQAVDSGWTGISEIDVSGDDISDLYESEVAVSEDVRGLPVNTGLIVHSERGSALGRVIGDGEFRLVRGDRDVFGLHGRSAEQRIAIDLLLDPEVGIISLGGRAGTGKSALALCAALEAVLERQQQRKIIVFRPLFAVGGQELGYLPGDQQEKMNPWGQAVFDTLGSVVSSNVLEEVIERGLLEVLPLTHIRGRSLHDAFVIVDEAQSLERNVLLTVLSRIGQGSRVVLTHDVGQRDNLRVGRHDGVASVIETLKGHALFGHVTLVRSERSAIAALVTDLLEAGELA
- a CDS encoding aminotransferase class V-fold PLP-dependent enzyme, with translation MRVTDLDSYLASFDGEPGYLDWAAFGPLSPAVRSEAQGDTELLGSGRRTSIELVADHVREARELVAELIGTDAEHVVLQPSTTHGLMHAVYGLAGGLMMSRGEFPSLTVAATRASDAFGSLQLQWVEPSHGFMTPDAVRSALSDDTRAVAVSLVDFRTGYRTDLSALREVIGDRLLIVDAIQGFGMVEADYLAADVVCGHGYKWLRAGRGTGFSWFGERALERIAPVLSGFRGVDGDLPVDTVPAPSASAQAFSVSGPDTLATARLATALREVADVGVTQIESALSARATDVMFFADRYEVPVVTPREPEHRAGIVTLEPAPQDAAPLAASLANHGLTVTTRAGRIRVAPHVGTGADTLRLFGDALAAFSSARVW